One region of Epilithonimonas zeae genomic DNA includes:
- a CDS encoding RloB family protein, protein MKNKKAFRKEKITYAIVGDGDCEKWYFQMLKQTENLIINIKPELSLKASLKKQYDYVKNLAETYHKVFWIIDYDVIERETKECKKGDEKRSEEFARYYNELSALENVEILVVNTCFEYWLYLHFKYSKKNYKDCDETGKDLKKEFPTYDKTEKFYKKSNADIYTSLKPKLPIAIKNAEKLGTFDIQNPNNPVCEIHRLFNNDGSFKVD, encoded by the coding sequence ATGAAGAATAAAAAAGCTTTTCGTAAGGAAAAAATAACTTATGCAATTGTAGGAGATGGCGATTGTGAAAAATGGTATTTCCAAATGCTAAAGCAAACTGAGAATTTAATCATCAATATCAAACCTGAATTAAGTTTAAAAGCCTCACTTAAAAAACAATACGACTATGTAAAAAATTTAGCTGAAACCTATCATAAAGTTTTTTGGATTATTGATTATGATGTAATCGAAAGAGAAACAAAAGAGTGTAAAAAAGGAGACGAAAAACGAAGTGAAGAATTTGCTAGATATTATAACGAACTTTCTGCACTAGAAAATGTAGAAATTTTAGTAGTGAATACCTGCTTTGAATATTGGTTATATCTCCATTTTAAATATTCCAAGAAGAATTATAAAGATTGCGATGAGACAGGAAAAGATTTGAAGAAAGAATTTCCTACTTATGATAAAACTGAAAAATTCTATAAAAAAAGCAATGCAGATATCTATACTTCTTTAAAACCAAAACTTCCAATTGCGATAAAAAATGCTGAAAAGTTAGGAACTTTCGACATTCAAAATCCTAATAATCCTGTTTGTGAAATTCATCGATTATTCAACAACGATGGAAGTTTTAAAGTTGATTAA
- a CDS encoding DUF423 domain-containing protein: MKNFTLIIGGIYGLLSVILGAFGAHAFKKILSVERLESFETGVRYQIYAAFFLLIVGYILKFETSSEKWISILMIAGAFLFSVSIYFLSFQDYWGLNLKFLGPITPLGGLFMIISWGMLIWYFAKTKF; encoded by the coding sequence ATGAAAAACTTTACTTTAATCATAGGTGGAATCTACGGTTTATTATCCGTAATTCTGGGTGCATTTGGAGCACACGCATTCAAAAAAATATTATCTGTAGAAAGACTGGAGAGCTTTGAAACCGGTGTGAGGTATCAGATTTACGCCGCTTTCTTTTTGTTGATTGTCGGTTATATTTTGAAATTTGAAACCTCATCTGAAAAGTGGATTTCGATTTTGATGATTGCTGGTGCCTTCTTGTTTTCGGTAAGTATTTATTTCTTGAGTTTTCAGGATTATTGGGGCCTTAATCTGAAATTTCTTGGTCCAATCACACCGCTTGGAGGTTTGTTTATGATTATCTCTTGGGGAATGCTGATTTGGTATTTTGCTAAGACAAAATTCTAA
- the sucC gene encoding ADP-forming succinate--CoA ligase subunit beta, with protein MNLHEYQSKEILAKYGVNIQRGFVANNVDEAVAAAEKLTAETGAQGWVVKAQIHAGGRGKGGGVKFSPNMDKLKENAGNIIGMQLITPQTSAEGKKVNSVLVAEDVYYPGETETKEFYVSILLDRALGKNTIVYSTEGGMDIEHVAEVTPHLIHKEVIDPAYGLQGFQARKIAFGLGLEGNAFKEFTKFITSLYNAYVGIDASLFEINPVLKTSDNKIIAVDAKVTLDGNSLFRHKDLAELRDTREEDPLDVEAGEAGLNFVKLDGNVACMVNGAGLAMATMDIIKLSGGNPANFLDVGGTADAQRVQTAFGIILRDPNVKAILINIFGGIVRCDRVAQGVVDAYNAMGSLPVPLIVRLQGTNAVEAKKLIDEAGLPIHSAITLEEAANKVKEVLA; from the coding sequence ATGAATCTTCACGAGTATCAATCAAAAGAGATTTTAGCAAAATACGGGGTTAACATCCAACGTGGTTTTGTTGCAAACAACGTAGATGAGGCAGTTGCTGCTGCTGAAAAATTAACTGCTGAAACCGGTGCACAAGGTTGGGTTGTAAAAGCTCAAATCCACGCTGGTGGACGTGGAAAAGGTGGAGGTGTTAAGTTTTCTCCGAATATGGATAAACTTAAAGAAAACGCTGGAAACATCATCGGGATGCAGCTAATCACGCCGCAGACTTCTGCTGAAGGTAAAAAAGTAAACTCTGTATTGGTTGCAGAAGATGTATATTATCCTGGTGAAACTGAAACTAAAGAATTTTATGTTTCTATCCTTTTGGACAGAGCGCTTGGAAAAAACACCATCGTATATTCTACAGAAGGTGGAATGGACATTGAGCACGTTGCTGAAGTTACACCTCATTTGATTCACAAAGAAGTGATTGACCCCGCTTACGGGCTACAAGGTTTCCAGGCTAGAAAAATTGCTTTCGGTCTTGGATTGGAAGGTAATGCTTTCAAAGAATTCACAAAATTCATCACTTCATTATATAACGCTTATGTAGGAATTGATGCATCACTTTTTGAAATCAACCCGGTTTTGAAAACTTCTGACAACAAAATTATCGCTGTAGATGCTAAAGTAACTTTGGATGGTAACTCATTGTTCCGTCACAAAGATCTTGCTGAGTTGAGAGACACAAGAGAAGAAGATCCATTGGATGTTGAAGCTGGTGAAGCTGGCCTTAACTTCGTGAAGTTGGACGGAAACGTTGCTTGTATGGTAAACGGTGCTGGTCTTGCAATGGCAACTATGGATATCATCAAATTATCTGGTGGTAACCCTGCAAACTTCCTGGACGTTGGTGGAACGGCTGATGCACAAAGAGTACAGACTGCTTTCGGAATTATCCTGAGAGACCCGAACGTAAAAGCTATCTTAATTAACATCTTTGGAGGAATCGTAAGATGTGACAGAGTTGCTCAAGGTGTTGTAGATGCTTACAACGCTATGGGAAGCCTTCCTGTTCCATTGATCGTAAGATTACAAGGAACCAACGCTGTAGAAGCTAAAAAACTGATTGACGAAGCTGGATTGCCAATCCACTCTGCAATCACTTTGGAAGAAGCTGCAAACAAAGTAAAAGAAGTTTTAGCTTAA
- a CDS encoding mechanosensitive ion channel family protein, whose product MEYLHTVYAVLQRWYVSFAELTPRLIVGILVFLFFLMTSTYLSRWSVKLFHKLFPKTKNESVVTLISIFKFLIILMGTFIALEIMGFSGFFMKFLGSLGVAGVIAGVALKDLVSSIFSGMLVSVDKAFKIGDYVTIGGNSGTVQDIGLLTTKLITDDGKKVYIPNQVIFNSPFFNITASPQRRIIFNLEIPVGEDIDKAKNVILETIKTLEHVDKADTTDVLLTDVKQGVFTLQVKFWLEIGSDFGKLKSIAIIKINESLMKEGINLVTPTSINITNTTA is encoded by the coding sequence ATGGAATATTTACATACAGTTTACGCCGTATTGCAAAGATGGTACGTCAGTTTTGCCGAATTGACACCAAGACTAATTGTTGGGATATTGGTATTTCTATTTTTTCTAATGACAAGTACTTATCTCAGCAGATGGTCTGTTAAACTGTTTCACAAACTTTTTCCAAAAACAAAGAATGAGTCTGTAGTTACTCTTATATCGATATTCAAGTTTTTGATTATTCTGATGGGAACTTTTATCGCATTAGAAATAATGGGATTCAGTGGATTCTTTATGAAGTTCTTGGGAAGTTTAGGGGTTGCCGGGGTAATTGCTGGGGTTGCTTTGAAAGACTTAGTTTCAAGTATTTTCTCAGGAATGCTGGTGAGTGTTGATAAGGCTTTTAAAATAGGAGATTATGTAACGATTGGAGGCAATTCCGGAACAGTACAGGATATTGGATTATTGACAACCAAATTGATTACCGATGATGGTAAGAAAGTTTATATTCCGAATCAGGTGATTTTTAATTCGCCGTTTTTCAATATTACAGCATCGCCGCAGCGCAGAATTATATTTAATCTGGAAATTCCTGTTGGCGAAGATATTGATAAAGCTAAAAATGTAATTTTAGAAACAATCAAAACATTGGAACACGTTGATAAAGCTGATACAACGGATGTTCTTTTAACTGATGTCAAACAAGGCGTGTTCACTTTGCAGGTCAAATTCTGGCTGGAAATTGGAAGTGATTTTGGGAAACTAAAAAGCATTGCCATCATCAAAATCAATGAATCCTTGATGAAAGAAGGTATAAATCTAGTAACGCCAACGAGCATTAATATTACTAATACAACAGCATAA
- a CDS encoding T9SS type A sorting domain-containing protein: MEKFLHIVKTIAIVFFMLCSSLSSAQVADTFSSWTARYVVANYSQTTPAGVWNITRGTIYPAGAAPMPLPGYIELASNTTTELAGTLTTPNISKGGAKSITALVAVRPGNINYTETTRVLIEKSVNGSSWQSVGTYNIITPKTLTVETITFPVNDFSDNLIFRISRTLGKSIFIDRVVVDHSLVLSSDNATVCKDSPVVLSAQSSAPFNYTWTSTTGGNLVQTTGASVTANPSQAATYTATGTYTTAFGTVTDTQTISVGMKTAPTATLTGGGTIDTEPGSVNLQVALTGTAPWSITYTANGANPQTITGITNSPYILAVSPETNTNYTISNVADAVCDAGTAVGTASILVNKTVWRENAGVTGWSNGIPNVNLNTYIFEPYVTATQGSFVAKDLTIDNNGLLTVSANTVITANQYINNISGDNFIVESDGNLMQSSEASNIGNTTVKRVSNLAKLHYTFWSSPVANQNLYSFSDGGLVGGTPKNRIYVYNESNDYFVTTGLNDAYTFRTGQGYAIRGKDSYNADFNSPAPYTFTFTGSPNNGNLSYQYLKWTDADHGFNLVGNPYPSNLDFDALYDANSSLIYGTAFFWTNQQYIPGQQGSDYSGSNYAIYNRSGGVPSTFQDGVSSPTPTQYIKVGQGFLVQSMAGSNNQPLQFNNSMRSYSPSSIFFNKGESQKSSKDRFWLNLKSPSNINNTILLSYIPGATDGYEKLYDADLLVVGSDAFYSINGASKLAIQGRKYPLNTNDMVTLGAKYYETGDYSIILGEKEGLFNGDQVIYLKDKKLNKVINLTEEGSYKFAASKGLDETRFEVIYQDLSSFETANKNAGTVNVIKDESELIVIDTRDNIKNVDVFDASGKLITSLSGNNTKEIKLSTVGFVKGVYILKITSDKGITTKKVIL, encoded by the coding sequence ATGGAAAAATTTTTACATATAGTTAAAACAATTGCAATTGTTTTTTTTATGTTATGTTCTTCACTATCATCTGCACAGGTGGCAGATACATTTAGTTCGTGGACAGCAAGATATGTTGTTGCTAATTATTCTCAAACTACGCCAGCTGGTGTTTGGAATATTACAAGAGGTACTATCTATCCTGCAGGTGCTGCTCCTATGCCTTTGCCCGGTTATATTGAGTTAGCTAGTAATACTACAACTGAATTAGCAGGAACATTAACAACTCCAAATATTTCAAAAGGAGGTGCAAAATCAATAACTGCTTTGGTGGCTGTTAGACCAGGCAATATTAACTATACTGAGACCACTAGAGTTTTAATTGAAAAAAGCGTTAATGGGAGTAGCTGGCAATCGGTAGGGACCTATAACATTATTACTCCTAAAACACTAACAGTCGAAACAATCACATTCCCAGTAAACGATTTTAGTGATAATTTAATTTTTAGAATATCTAGAACTTTAGGTAAATCTATTTTTATTGATAGAGTTGTAGTTGATCATTCTCTCGTGTTATCTTCCGACAACGCTACAGTTTGTAAAGACAGTCCTGTTGTTTTGTCTGCTCAAAGTTCTGCACCGTTCAATTACACTTGGACAAGTACAACAGGAGGTAATCTAGTCCAAACGACAGGAGCTTCTGTTACTGCTAATCCAAGTCAGGCAGCAACTTATACTGCAACAGGAACTTACACTACCGCATTTGGTACAGTAACTGATACCCAAACTATAAGTGTGGGTATGAAAACAGCTCCTACAGCCACACTTACTGGAGGTGGAACAATTGATACAGAACCAGGATCTGTAAATCTTCAAGTAGCGCTAACCGGTACTGCACCTTGGAGCATTACATATACTGCAAATGGGGCAAATCCTCAAACTATTACTGGAATAACAAACTCTCCTTATATTTTGGCAGTTTCACCAGAAACGAATACTAATTATACTATTAGTAATGTTGCAGATGCTGTATGTGATGCGGGAACAGCTGTAGGCACAGCATCTATATTGGTTAATAAAACAGTTTGGAGAGAAAATGCTGGTGTTACTGGTTGGTCAAATGGAATTCCAAATGTTAATCTTAATACTTATATTTTTGAACCTTATGTTACGGCAACCCAAGGATCATTTGTAGCAAAAGATTTGACAATAGATAACAATGGATTATTGACAGTAAGTGCAAATACTGTAATCACTGCGAATCAATATATCAATAATATCAGTGGTGATAATTTTATAGTTGAAAGTGATGGAAACTTAATGCAAAGTTCTGAAGCTTCGAATATTGGTAATACTACTGTAAAACGCGTTTCAAATTTAGCGAAGCTGCATTACACTTTCTGGAGTTCGCCTGTTGCAAACCAAAATCTATATTCATTCTCAGATGGTGGACTTGTTGGAGGAACACCTAAGAATAGAATCTATGTTTATAATGAGTCTAACGATTACTTCGTAACGACAGGTCTTAATGATGCTTATACTTTCAGAACTGGACAAGGTTATGCTATTAGAGGTAAAGACAGTTACAATGCAGATTTTAATAGCCCTGCACCATACACCTTTACTTTTACAGGTTCACCAAATAATGGAAATCTTTCATATCAATATTTGAAATGGACAGATGCGGATCACGGATTTAATCTAGTTGGTAATCCTTATCCATCGAATTTAGATTTTGATGCTTTGTATGATGCTAACAGTTCGTTGATTTATGGAACGGCATTCTTCTGGACAAATCAGCAATACATTCCGGGGCAACAAGGTTCTGATTATTCAGGCTCTAATTATGCAATCTACAACAGAAGTGGAGGTGTACCATCAACTTTCCAGGATGGAGTATCTTCACCAACACCAACTCAGTATATAAAAGTTGGTCAAGGATTCTTAGTACAAAGTATGGCAGGTTCTAACAATCAACCATTGCAGTTTAATAACTCAATGAGAAGTTATAGTCCGTCAAGTATTTTCTTCAATAAAGGAGAGAGTCAAAAATCTTCTAAAGATAGATTCTGGTTAAATCTGAAATCACCATCAAACATCAATAATACAATCTTGTTATCTTATATCCCAGGAGCGACAGATGGTTATGAGAAACTATATGATGCAGATCTTTTAGTTGTTGGATCGGATGCATTCTATTCTATTAATGGAGCTTCTAAGCTAGCAATCCAAGGAAGAAAATATCCTTTGAATACAAATGATATGGTGACTCTTGGAGCTAAATATTACGAAACAGGAGATTACTCAATCATTTTGGGCGAGAAAGAAGGATTATTCAATGGTGACCAAGTGATTTATTTGAAAGATAAAAAATTGAATAAAGTCATTAATTTGACAGAAGAAGGATCTTATAAATTTGCGGCAAGCAAAGGTTTAGATGAAACAAGATTCGAAGTGATTTATCAAGACTTGTCCTCTTTTGAAACAGCTAATAAAAATGCTGGAACAGTTAATGTAATAAAAGATGAATCTGAATTGATAGTAATCGATACAAGAGATAATATTAAAAACGTTGATGTTTTTGATGCTTCAGGAAAATTGATTACTTCACTTTCTGGAAATAACACTAAAGAAATCAAACTAAGTACAGTTGGATTTGTAAAAGGTGTTTATATCTTGAAGATTACTTCTGATAAAGGTATTACAACTAAGAAAGTTATTTTGTAA
- a CDS encoding glycosyltransferase family 4 protein: protein MPKLFRITTVPISVEKLLGNQLTYMNQFFDVTAISSDKKELSRIGVDLGVKTYAIEMSRQITPFKDLKSLWLMYCYFKKEKPDIVHTHTPKAGLIGMLAAKIAGVKMRLHTVAGLPLMETSGVKRILLNNIEKLTYACATKVYPNSYGLRDFILNEKLCHSKKLHVICNGSTNGIDTDYFNPDLFSQEKKRNLRKELGIDENNFVFVFVGRLVKDKGINELVSAFRKISLEINQNSSLTRFKLLLVGSLEEDLDPLLPETLTEINHNHNIISVGFQKDVRPYLAISNALVFPSYREGFPNVVMQAGAMGLPSIVSNINGCNEIIIGNENGIIVSAKNEIELETAMEKILDNHHLYQSMAINARPMIESRYQQQLIWDYIKKEYLT from the coding sequence ATGCCAAAATTGTTTAGAATTACAACTGTACCAATTTCTGTGGAAAAGCTTCTGGGAAACCAATTGACTTATATGAATCAGTTTTTTGATGTCACTGCTATTTCATCTGATAAAAAAGAATTATCCAGAATTGGAGTAGATTTAGGTGTTAAAACTTATGCCATAGAGATGTCTCGCCAGATAACACCTTTTAAAGATCTGAAATCTCTTTGGTTAATGTATTGCTATTTTAAAAAAGAAAAGCCAGATATTGTCCACACTCATACACCAAAAGCAGGATTAATAGGGATGTTGGCAGCAAAAATAGCTGGAGTAAAGATGAGGTTGCACACCGTTGCTGGTTTACCTTTAATGGAAACTTCTGGAGTTAAACGTATCTTGTTGAATAACATAGAGAAGTTAACTTATGCATGTGCAACAAAAGTGTATCCTAACTCTTATGGTCTTCGGGATTTTATTTTAAATGAAAAATTGTGTCATTCAAAAAAGCTCCACGTAATTTGCAATGGCAGTACAAACGGTATAGACACAGATTATTTTAATCCTGATTTATTTTCTCAGGAAAAAAAACGGAATTTGCGGAAGGAGTTGGGAATTGATGAAAACAACTTCGTATTTGTATTCGTAGGAAGATTGGTAAAAGATAAAGGAATTAATGAGTTGGTTTCAGCATTCAGAAAGATATCTTTAGAGATTAATCAAAACTCAAGTTTAACGAGATTTAAACTTCTTCTTGTAGGATCTTTGGAAGAGGATTTAGATCCACTATTGCCAGAAACTCTAACTGAAATTAATCATAATCACAATATAATATCGGTAGGTTTTCAAAAAGATGTACGACCTTATTTGGCTATAAGTAATGCACTCGTTTTCCCCAGCTACAGAGAAGGATTTCCCAATGTAGTGATGCAGGCGGGTGCAATGGGATTACCCTCAATCGTTTCTAATATCAATGGTTGTAATGAGATTATTATAGGAAATGAGAATGGGATTATAGTTTCTGCAAAAAATGAAATTGAATTAGAAACTGCTATGGAAAAAATCTTAGACAATCATCATTTATATCAATCTATGGCAATTAATGCTAGACCAATGATTGAAAGCAGATATCAGCAGCAATTGATTTGGGACTATATAAAAAAAGAATACTTAACATAA